From one Ursus arctos isolate Adak ecotype North America chromosome Y, UrsArc2.0, whole genome shotgun sequence genomic stretch:
- the LOC130541812 gene encoding glycogenin-2-like isoform X4, whose product MPVSDQAFVTLATNDVYCQGALVLGQSLRNQRATRKLVVLITPQVSSLLRVILSKVFDEVIEVNLIDSADYIHLAFLKRPELGVTLTKLHCWTLTHYSKCVFLDADTLVLSNIDELFDRTEFSAAPDPGWPDCFNSGVFVFQPSLETHGLLLQHATDHGSFDGADQGLLNSFFSSWSTADIHKHLPFIYNLSSNTAYTYSPAFKRFGSSVKVVHFLGPSKPWNYKYNPQTGSVLEEGSGLANQHQTSFLNLWWKIYQHSVLPLYSSFRDEEERASPGHSADIGEPCTKPAVGSSQPWPAEGPSEQTVVTDDTPPSPKGCHSEDLPSHVVLRPESFCHAPDANMTWRRMLTHVLISTEAGPAEFPSLEKKKSTASDLQRGNTK is encoded by the exons ATGCCGG TGTCTGACCAGGCGTTCGTGACGCTGGCCACCAACGATGTCTACTGTCAGGGCGCGCTGGTCCTGGGACAGTCACTGAGGAACCAGCGTGCGACCAGGAAGCTGGTGGTACTCATCACCCCTCAGGTGTCCAGTCTGCTCAG GGTTATCCTCTCGAAGGTTTTTGATGAGGTAATCGAGGTGAACCTGATTGACAGTGCAGACTACATCCACCTGGCCTTTCTGAAGAGGCCGGAGCTTGGGGTCACCCTCACCAAGCTCCACTGTTGGACCCTCACCCATTACAGCAAGTGTGTCTTCCTGGATGCAGATACTCTG GTGCTATCCAATATCGATGAGCTGTTTGATAGGACAGAGTTTTCTGCAGCCCCCGATCCCGGATGGCCGGACTGCTTCAACAGTGGTGTATTTGTCTTCCAACCGTCTCTGGAGACCCATGGCCTCTTGCTGCAGCATGCCACTGACCACGGCAGCTTTGATG GGGCAGATCAAGGCTTATTGAACAGCTTCTTCAGTAGCTGGTCCACGGCAGACATCCACAAGCACTTACCGTTCATCTATAACTTGAGCAGTAACACGGCGTACACCTACAGCCCCGCGTTCAAACG ATTTGGTTCAAGCGTAAAGGTAGTCCACTTTTTGGGGCCCTCGAAGCCATGGAACTACAAATACAACCCGCAGACGGGCTCGGTGTTGGAGGAGGGCTCCGGGTTGGCCAACCAGCACCAGACGTCCTTCCTTAACCTCTGGTGGAAAATCTACCAGCACAGCGTCCTGCCTCTTTACAGCAGCTTCCGGGATGAGGAAGAGCGCGCGTCTCCAGGACACTCC GCTGACATCGGGGAGCCGTGTACAAAACCAGCGGTGGGGTCCAGCCAGCCTTGGCCTGCTGAGGGCCCTTCAGAGCAGACTGTGGTCACGGATgacaccccaccctcacccaagGGATGCCATTCGGAAGAC CTGCCAAGTCACGTGGTGCTACGTCCGGAGAGCTTTTGCCACGCCCCTGATGCGAATATGACTTGGAGACGAATGTTGACCCATGTGCTCATTTCTACTGAGGCTGGGCCTGCTGAATTCCCGTccttggagaagaaaaagagtacCGCATCTGATCTGCAGAGGGGTAACACCAAATGA